The following coding sequences are from one Pseudonocardia sp. EC080619-01 window:
- a CDS encoding S-(hydroxymethyl)mycothiol dehydrogenase — MAQQVRGVVARAKGEPVTVETINVPDPGPGEAVVKIQACGVCHTDLHYKLGGINDEFPFLLGHEAAGIVESVGEGVSDLEPGDYVVLNWRAVCGVCRACKKGKPHLCFDTHNASQKMTLTDGTELSPALGIGAFIEKTLVHSGQCTKVDPTAPPEVAGLLGCGVMAGLGAAVNTGQIGRGDSIAVIGCGGVGDAAIAGAKLAGATTIIAVDTDPKKLQWAADFGATHTVNAKEQDAVEAIQAATGGFGADVVVEAVGRPETYKQAFYARDLAGTVVLVGVPTPDLQAPEIPLIDYFGRGGALKSSWYGDCLPSRDFPMYVDLFLQGRFPLDKFVTEKIGLDDIESAFEKMHHGEVLRSVVIL, encoded by the coding sequence ATGGCACAGCAGGTACGCGGGGTCGTTGCCCGCGCCAAGGGCGAGCCGGTGACGGTCGAGACGATCAACGTTCCCGATCCCGGTCCGGGCGAGGCCGTCGTGAAGATCCAGGCATGCGGGGTCTGCCACACCGACCTGCACTACAAGCTCGGCGGGATCAACGACGAGTTCCCGTTCCTGCTCGGTCACGAGGCCGCCGGCATCGTCGAGTCCGTCGGCGAGGGCGTCTCCGACCTCGAGCCCGGGGACTACGTCGTCCTGAACTGGCGTGCGGTGTGCGGGGTCTGTCGCGCGTGCAAGAAGGGCAAGCCCCACCTCTGCTTCGACACGCACAACGCGAGCCAGAAGATGACCCTCACCGACGGCACCGAGCTCTCCCCCGCGCTCGGGATCGGTGCGTTCATCGAGAAGACCCTCGTCCACTCCGGACAGTGCACCAAGGTCGATCCGACCGCCCCGCCCGAGGTCGCCGGCCTGCTGGGCTGCGGCGTCATGGCCGGGCTCGGCGCCGCGGTCAACACCGGGCAGATCGGCCGCGGCGACTCCATCGCGGTGATCGGCTGCGGCGGTGTCGGTGACGCCGCCATCGCCGGCGCGAAGCTCGCCGGCGCGACGACCATCATCGCCGTCGACACCGACCCGAAGAAGCTGCAGTGGGCCGCCGACTTCGGCGCCACCCACACCGTCAACGCCAAGGAGCAGGACGCGGTCGAGGCCATCCAGGCCGCCACCGGCGGCTTCGGCGCCGACGTCGTCGTCGAGGCGGTGGGGCGCCCGGAGACCTACAAGCAGGCGTTCTACGCCCGCGACCTCGCCGGCACCGTCGTCCTGGTCGGGGTGCCCACCCCGGACCTGCAGGCGCCGGAGATCCCGCTGATCGACTACTTCGGACGCGGTGGCGCACTCAAGTCCAGCTGGTACGGCGACTGTCTGCCCAGCCGTGACTTCCCGATGTACGTCGACCTGTTCCTGCAGGGCCGGTTCCCGCTGGACAAGTTCGTCACCGAGAAGATCGGCCTCGACGACATCGAGTCCGCCTTCGAGAAGATGCACCACGGTGAGGTCCTGCGTTCGGTGGTGATCCTCTGA
- a CDS encoding MBL fold metallo-hydrolase, producing the protein MAPVDHVVTSGTFNLDGGSFDVDNNVWIVGDDREVFVIDAAHDAVAIAAAVGDRRVKAIVCTHAHDDHVNQAPALADRFSAPILLNPAEMVLWDMTWPDRKPDDTLADGQVLSAGGIDLRVLQTPGHSPGSSCLYAPELGIVFTGDTLFQGGPGATGRSYSSFDTIIESIRTTLLTLPGDTQVRTGHGDSTKIGDEAPHLEEWIRNGS; encoded by the coding sequence ATGGCCCCCGTCGACCACGTCGTCACGTCCGGCACCTTCAACCTCGACGGCGGCAGCTTCGACGTCGACAACAACGTCTGGATCGTCGGCGACGACCGTGAGGTCTTCGTCATCGACGCCGCCCACGACGCCGTCGCGATCGCCGCCGCGGTCGGCGACCGCCGGGTCAAGGCCATCGTGTGCACCCACGCGCACGACGACCACGTCAACCAGGCTCCCGCGCTCGCCGACCGGTTCTCCGCGCCGATCCTGCTCAACCCGGCCGAGATGGTCCTCTGGGACATGACCTGGCCCGACCGCAAGCCCGACGACACGCTCGCCGACGGCCAGGTCCTCTCGGCCGGCGGCATCGACCTGCGGGTGCTGCAGACCCCCGGCCACTCGCCGGGTTCGTCCTGCCTCTACGCGCCCGAGCTGGGGATCGTGTTCACCGGCGACACCCTCTTCCAGGGCGGTCCCGGCGCCACCGGACGGTCGTACTCGTCGTTCGACACGATCATCGAGTCGATCCGCACCACGCTGCTGACCCTGCCCGGCGACACGCAGGTCCGCACCGGCCACGGTGACTCGACGAAGATCGGCGACGAGGCACCGCACCTCGAGGAGTGGATCCGCAACGGGTCCTGA
- a CDS encoding MFS transporter, with the protein MPRSLSSPPFLLLLGATALGFGGYALLLPVVPLWVARGGSGEFGAGLTTGVLMAVTVGTQLLVPAMLRRVGHRPVLVVGSLLLGLPTPLLALTADLAPVLAVSAVRGVGFGMATVAGSALVAELVEPSAHGRASARYGYAVGLPQLALLPAGVAVVDAIGFTGVFVAAGLAPVGGALVIAFVRGPAVAGRARTGPGAGGDRRTGSGPGGAGHAPEVPGPGVAGYTRRSPFAGATGHPRDGRRRLPAAPVLAMLVCSTAQGGVITFAPLAAPGSGLAVPAALFATALGALVGRGVAGARTDRSGRPGALLPIGTLVAAAGMTGVLAAPVGAAFLVVGAAAVGAGFGLVQNDAMVTLFAAAGPLHYGAASAAWNIAYDAGTGLGASGLGAIAEPFGFAAAFGAAAAALLIATPLVRHRHRAP; encoded by the coding sequence GTGCCCCGCTCGTTGTCCTCCCCGCCGTTCCTGCTGCTCCTCGGTGCCACCGCGCTCGGTTTCGGCGGCTACGCGCTGCTGCTGCCGGTGGTGCCGCTGTGGGTGGCGCGCGGCGGGTCGGGCGAGTTCGGCGCCGGGCTGACGACCGGGGTGCTGATGGCGGTCACCGTCGGCACCCAGCTCCTCGTGCCCGCGATGCTGCGGAGGGTCGGGCACCGCCCGGTGCTCGTGGTGGGATCGCTGCTGCTCGGGCTGCCCACGCCGCTGCTCGCACTCACCGCGGACCTCGCGCCGGTGCTGGCGGTCTCGGCCGTGCGCGGTGTCGGGTTCGGGATGGCGACGGTGGCGGGCAGCGCCCTGGTCGCCGAGCTGGTCGAGCCGTCGGCGCACGGGCGGGCGTCGGCCCGGTACGGCTACGCGGTCGGCCTCCCGCAGCTGGCGCTGCTGCCCGCCGGGGTGGCCGTCGTCGACGCGATCGGGTTCACGGGGGTGTTCGTCGCCGCGGGGCTGGCCCCGGTCGGCGGGGCGCTGGTGATCGCGTTCGTGCGCGGTCCGGCCGTCGCGGGACGCGCTCGGACGGGGCCGGGCGCCGGGGGAGACCGTCGGACCGGATCGGGTCCGGGCGGCGCGGGACACGCTCCGGAGGTGCCGGGGCCGGGCGTCGCGGGATACACACGTCGGTCGCCGTTCGCCGGCGCCACCGGCCACCCCCGTGACGGCCGCCGCCGGCTCCCGGCCGCACCGGTCCTGGCGATGCTGGTGTGCTCGACCGCCCAGGGCGGCGTGATCACGTTCGCCCCGCTCGCCGCTCCCGGGTCGGGCCTCGCGGTGCCGGCCGCGCTGTTCGCCACCGCGCTCGGCGCGCTGGTCGGGCGGGGTGTCGCCGGTGCGCGCACCGACCGCAGCGGACGACCGGGGGCGTTGCTGCCGATCGGGACGCTCGTCGCCGCGGCCGGGATGACCGGCGTGCTGGCCGCTCCGGTCGGTGCGGCGTTCCTGGTGGTGGGCGCGGCCGCGGTCGGTGCGGGGTTCGGCCTGGTGCAGAACGACGCGATGGTCACCCTCTTCGCCGCCGCGGGCCCGCTGCACTACGGAGCCGCGAGCGCCGCCTGGAACATCGCCTACGACGCCGGGACCGGCCTCGGCGCCTCCGGCCTCGGCGCGATCGCCGAACCCTTCGGCTTCGCCGCCGCCTTCGGCGCCGCGGCCGCGGCCCTGCTGATCGCCACCCCCCTCGTGCGCCACCGCCACCGGGCCCCCTGA
- a CDS encoding iron-siderophore ABC transporter substrate-binding protein, whose product MEFSRRQVLLGSLAAAGGVLLSGCGGGESGGGSGGAADGEGFPVTIEHKFGSTTIERAPQRVVSIGYSDHDAILALGVPVVGVRYWYGDENTAVQPWASAAAQQTGSQPQILNMPTLEPEKIAALQPDLIIGIYSDLDQQNYATISAIAPTVGPPAGFNDYGVPWQDATRFTGRALGREAQADQLVADLDARFAQVRDANPQWAGKQAAVATRGADNFSIFASQDPRSRFFGNLGFVTPPRFDEIAGTNFYADLSFEQATELDHDLLVWDQLSFTPGGRATVENDQLVSRLPVTREQRSIFLEGAVENAFGWQTVLSLPAALDGIVPMVEQALPRT is encoded by the coding sequence ATGGAGTTCTCACGGCGGCAGGTGCTGCTGGGTTCGCTGGCGGCGGCGGGCGGTGTGCTGCTGTCCGGGTGCGGTGGTGGTGAGTCCGGTGGGGGCAGCGGCGGCGCGGCCGACGGCGAGGGCTTCCCGGTGACGATCGAGCACAAGTTCGGCTCGACGACGATCGAGCGCGCCCCGCAGCGGGTCGTGAGCATCGGCTACTCCGACCACGACGCGATCCTGGCGCTCGGAGTGCCGGTCGTCGGCGTCCGCTACTGGTACGGCGACGAGAACACCGCCGTGCAGCCGTGGGCGTCGGCCGCGGCGCAGCAGACCGGCTCGCAGCCCCAGATCCTGAACATGCCGACCCTGGAGCCGGAGAAGATCGCCGCGCTGCAGCCGGATCTGATCATCGGCATCTACTCCGACCTGGACCAGCAGAACTACGCCACGATCAGCGCGATCGCACCGACCGTGGGCCCGCCGGCCGGCTTCAACGACTACGGCGTCCCCTGGCAGGACGCGACCCGGTTCACCGGGCGCGCGCTCGGCCGGGAGGCGCAGGCCGACCAGCTGGTCGCCGACCTCGACGCGCGGTTCGCGCAGGTCCGCGACGCGAACCCGCAGTGGGCGGGCAAGCAGGCGGCGGTCGCGACCCGCGGCGCCGACAACTTCAGCATCTTCGCCTCGCAGGACCCGCGGTCGCGGTTCTTCGGCAACCTCGGGTTCGTCACCCCGCCGCGCTTCGACGAGATCGCCGGGACCAACTTCTACGCCGACCTGAGCTTCGAGCAGGCGACCGAGCTGGACCACGACCTGCTCGTCTGGGACCAGCTGTCCTTCACCCCCGGCGGGAGGGCCACGGTCGAGAACGACCAGTTGGTTTCCCGGCTGCCGGTGACCCGCGAGCAGCGCAGCATCTTCCTCGAGGGCGCGGTGGAGAACGCCTTCGGCTGGCAGACCGTGCTGAGCCTGCCCGCCGCGCTCGACGGCATCGTCCCGATGGTGGAGCAGGCGCTGCCCAGGACCTGA
- a CDS encoding sodium/glutamate symporter: MEFGPWSLVVDAGLIGGLLLVGTLVRRWVVPAQRLMLPASVVAGFLGLLLGPQVLGVLPFSDQLGTYASVLIAVVFACLGLGDDPHSRGFGRSTAAFSAYSFAMYALQVGLGMVLAYVLFVPVFGTPDGFGLLLFAGWAGGFGSAAAVGSVFADAGWEGAASLAFTSATVGMLAGVVGGIAIANWGARRGHTDRIGRFDQLPAALRTGLVPAPDREPTGIGTTSPSSIEPLGLQVCLIAAVTVLGYGVAEGIGLLVPSFAAPVFVLAFLAGLLVKTVARRTPAWQYCDQRSLKSISGLATDLLIVCGIASITPSLVADYWLPLTLLFVAALALNLAMFRWVAPKVMHGAWFEKSLFTWGWATGAVATSVALLRMVDPDLDSRTLEEFGLAYLPVAPLETASIAVTPLLVLAGLGWAVAGGWTAAGLVALALPFLLGWTRARSGTPDRPGERTS, from the coding sequence ATGGAGTTCGGACCCTGGTCGCTGGTGGTCGACGCCGGCCTGATCGGCGGGCTGCTGCTCGTCGGCACGCTCGTCCGGCGGTGGGTGGTCCCGGCCCAGCGGCTGATGCTCCCGGCGAGCGTCGTCGCGGGGTTCCTGGGGCTGCTGCTCGGTCCGCAGGTGCTCGGGGTCCTGCCGTTCTCCGACCAGCTCGGGACCTACGCCTCGGTGCTCATCGCCGTCGTCTTCGCCTGTCTCGGCCTGGGCGACGACCCGCACTCGCGCGGCTTCGGCCGGTCGACCGCGGCGTTCTCCGCCTACTCGTTCGCGATGTACGCGCTCCAGGTCGGGCTGGGCATGGTGCTGGCCTACGTGCTGTTCGTGCCGGTGTTCGGCACCCCGGACGGGTTCGGCCTGCTGCTGTTCGCCGGCTGGGCGGGCGGCTTCGGGTCGGCCGCCGCCGTCGGCTCGGTGTTCGCCGACGCCGGGTGGGAGGGCGCGGCGTCGCTCGCCTTCACGTCGGCGACCGTCGGGATGCTCGCCGGCGTGGTCGGCGGGATCGCGATCGCGAACTGGGGTGCCCGGCGCGGGCACACCGACCGGATCGGCCGGTTCGACCAGCTCCCCGCGGCGCTGCGCACCGGCCTGGTGCCGGCACCGGACCGGGAGCCGACCGGGATCGGGACGACCTCGCCGTCGTCGATCGAGCCGCTCGGCCTGCAGGTCTGCCTGATCGCGGCGGTGACGGTCCTCGGCTACGGCGTGGCCGAGGGGATCGGGCTGCTGGTCCCGTCGTTCGCGGCGCCGGTGTTCGTCCTCGCCTTCCTCGCCGGGCTGCTGGTCAAGACGGTCGCCCGCCGGACGCCGGCCTGGCAGTACTGCGACCAGCGCAGCCTGAAGAGCATCTCCGGTCTCGCCACGGACCTGCTCATCGTCTGCGGCATCGCCTCGATCACGCCCAGCCTGGTCGCCGACTACTGGCTGCCGCTGACCCTGCTGTTCGTCGCCGCGCTCGCACTCAACCTGGCGATGTTCCGCTGGGTCGCCCCGAAGGTCATGCACGGCGCCTGGTTCGAGAAGTCGCTGTTCACCTGGGGCTGGGCCACCGGCGCCGTCGCGACGTCGGTCGCGCTGCTGCGGATGGTCGACCCCGATCTCGACAGCCGCACCCTGGAGGAGTTCGGACTCGCGTACCTGCCCGTCGCACCGCTGGAGACGGCGAGCATCGCGGTGACGCCGCTGCTGGTGCTCGCGGGTCTCGGGTGGGCGGTCGCGGGCGGCTGGACCGCGGCCGGGCTCGTCGCCCTCGCCCTGCCGTTCCTGCTCGGCTGGACCCGCGCCCGGTCCGGCACACCCGACCGCCCCGGAGAGAGGACCTCATGA
- the solA gene encoding N-methyl-L-tryptophan oxidase — MNDHPLPDADVAVIGLGAMGSMAAWQLAESGADVLGFEQYGLAHDRGAAGGESRLFRAAYHEGPEYVPLLRRARDMWIELTESSGRPLFTPTGCLSVGLPDIDPMRNVRASVDEHGLEHEILGPDELTARFPQHAPADGEIGILDAAGGMLRPELAVVTALERARASGARLLERTAVLAVEPDDAGVTVVTAERTWRVRRAVVTTGPWVRELVPGAAVTPKPVVLTWFAPVRVQDYLPEVFPAFIRDTGGHHLFGCPVMDGVSVKAGVADVWDPLADPRALTRDLPEPALAPVTEAVRRLLPGLHPDPIRHGVYMDGYTADRTALVGPAPGAPNVTVLAGFSGHGFKMAPVFGRVAADLVLEGGTAFDVARMDPGRFSPAGAAARPAAPGPQAR, encoded by the coding sequence ATGAACGACCATCCCCTGCCCGACGCCGACGTCGCCGTCATCGGCCTCGGAGCGATGGGCTCGATGGCCGCCTGGCAGCTGGCCGAGTCCGGCGCGGACGTGCTCGGCTTCGAGCAGTACGGTCTCGCGCACGACCGCGGGGCCGCGGGCGGCGAGTCCCGCCTGTTCCGCGCGGCCTACCACGAGGGCCCGGAGTACGTCCCGCTGCTGCGCCGGGCCCGGGACATGTGGATCGAGCTCACGGAGAGCTCCGGGCGCCCGCTGTTCACCCCGACCGGATGCCTGTCGGTCGGCCTGCCGGACATCGACCCGATGCGCAACGTGCGGGCCTCGGTCGACGAGCACGGCCTGGAGCACGAGATCCTCGGCCCGGACGAGCTGACCGCCCGCTTCCCGCAGCACGCGCCGGCCGACGGCGAGATCGGGATCCTCGACGCCGCGGGCGGGATGCTGCGCCCCGAGCTGGCCGTGGTCACGGCGCTCGAGCGGGCCCGCGCGTCCGGCGCCCGGCTCCTGGAGCGGACGGCGGTGCTGGCGGTCGAGCCCGACGACGCCGGCGTCACCGTCGTGACCGCCGAGCGGACCTGGCGGGTGCGCCGCGCCGTCGTCACCACGGGGCCGTGGGTGCGCGAGCTCGTCCCCGGTGCCGCGGTGACCCCGAAACCGGTCGTGCTCACCTGGTTCGCACCGGTCCGGGTGCAGGACTACCTGCCCGAGGTGTTCCCGGCCTTCATCCGCGACACCGGCGGCCATCACCTGTTCGGTTGCCCGGTGATGGACGGCGTCTCGGTCAAGGCCGGCGTCGCCGACGTCTGGGACCCGCTGGCCGACCCGCGCGCGCTCACCCGGGACCTGCCCGAGCCCGCGCTGGCACCCGTCACCGAGGCGGTGCGGCGGCTGCTGCCCGGTCTGCACCCGGATCCGATCCGGCACGGCGTCTACATGGACGGCTACACGGCCGACCGGACGGCACTGGTCGGCCCGGCACCGGGTGCGCCGAACGTCACCGTGCTGGCCGGGTTCTCGGGCCACGGGTTCAAGATGGCGCCGGTGTTCGGGCGGGTCGCCGCGGACCTGGTCCTCGAGGGCGGGACGGCGTTCGACGTCGCCCGGATGGATCCGGGCCGGTTCAGCCCCGCAGGCGCAGCAGCTCGTCCCGCAGCGCCCGGCCCGCAGGCGCGCTGA
- a CDS encoding LysR family transcriptional regulator: MVEVRQLQYFLAVADRLSVTDAARELQMAQAALSQAVTKLERRLGVALFDRSRRRLRLTAAGAALVPEARLIVGRTRELGAVVAGGSTRTPLRIGCIPSAVSGLLPDVLPGFLAGHPEVLPLVHEMGQRAQVEALRAGAVDVGVCRMLVSGDGIEVVRLADEPLTCLLPVSHPLADAGPVDLADLAGESFVCFPRDHAPVAHDTIVAACVRAGFSPRVTQEAVNDQSVLGVVASGLAVAIVPRATTRLRMAGVVARPLSDPLAVTPLSVLVGPVSAPAGRALRDELLRLRG, from the coding sequence ATGGTCGAGGTCCGTCAGCTGCAGTACTTCCTCGCCGTCGCCGACCGGCTCAGCGTCACCGACGCGGCCCGCGAGCTGCAGATGGCGCAGGCCGCCCTGAGCCAGGCCGTCACCAAGCTGGAGCGCCGGCTCGGCGTCGCCCTGTTCGACCGGAGCAGACGACGGCTGCGGCTCACCGCCGCCGGCGCCGCGCTGGTCCCGGAGGCCCGGCTGATCGTGGGCCGCACCCGGGAGCTGGGCGCGGTCGTCGCGGGCGGGTCGACGCGGACGCCGCTGCGGATCGGCTGCATCCCGTCCGCGGTGTCGGGCCTGCTCCCGGACGTCCTGCCGGGGTTCCTCGCCGGCCACCCCGAGGTGCTCCCGCTGGTGCACGAGATGGGGCAGCGGGCGCAGGTCGAGGCGCTGCGGGCGGGCGCCGTCGACGTCGGGGTGTGCCGGATGCTCGTCTCCGGGGACGGCATCGAGGTCGTCCGGCTCGCGGACGAGCCCCTGACCTGCCTGCTGCCCGTCTCGCACCCGCTCGCCGACGCCGGCCCGGTCGACCTCGCCGACCTGGCGGGTGAGTCGTTCGTCTGCTTCCCGCGCGACCACGCGCCCGTCGCGCACGACACCATCGTCGCCGCCTGTGTGCGGGCCGGTTTCTCGCCGCGGGTCACCCAGGAGGCCGTCAACGACCAGTCGGTGCTCGGCGTCGTCGCCTCCGGGCTCGCGGTGGCGATCGTGCCGCGCGCGACGACCCGGCTGCGGATGGCCGGGGTCGTCGCGCGCCCGCTGAGCGACCCGCTCGCCGTCACCCCGCTGTCGGTGCTGGTCGGACCGGTCAGCGCGCCTGCGGGCCGGGCGCTGCGGGACGAGCTGCTGCGCCTGCGGGGCTGA
- a CDS encoding amidohydrolase family protein: MVEVDRWCAGTDVPSVVDAQVHGWDGRPHNQAGPAGEQFVADLHHRHRMVDPSPSPLSADAFGLVTPDALAAHVLSAVDRAVLVPATFDDLFVLGFAAPGWHAELAEEHPGRLVLAGELDPADRARARGIGAQVTRGGMRALTVLPSRRPETAVSLRASWLRRTLIRAEQAGAGVVHVGVAPTARPPAAAPGWAYAGVVDAGDATPRPRWPSWAEPVRAGSALPVRARTAGPLPAGGIELAEVRELAAALPRVRFVLGATIAPTAALVRLARLPNVHVLLTEVLVGLRRDPVPAAEALGELLAAYGPDRLMFGSGYPLVRPDRLIRDLMTFRYPEPLRGRYPELDDDVREAVLGGTAARLYGLDLPHAPRTVRRRAPRQGSR; encoded by the coding sequence ATGGTCGAGGTGGACCGGTGGTGCGCGGGTACGGACGTCCCGTCCGTGGTGGACGCCCAGGTCCACGGCTGGGACGGCCGCCCCCACAACCAGGCCGGTCCGGCCGGGGAACAGTTCGTCGCCGACCTGCACCACCGGCACCGGATGGTCGACCCCTCGCCGTCGCCGCTCTCGGCCGACGCGTTCGGCCTGGTCACGCCGGACGCGCTGGCCGCACACGTGCTGTCGGCCGTCGACCGCGCCGTCCTGGTCCCGGCCACGTTCGACGACCTGTTCGTGCTCGGCTTCGCGGCACCCGGGTGGCACGCCGAGCTGGCCGAGGAACATCCCGGACGGCTGGTGCTCGCCGGGGAGCTCGACCCGGCCGACCGGGCTCGGGCCCGCGGGATCGGTGCCCAGGTGACCCGGGGCGGGATGCGGGCGCTGACCGTGCTGCCCTCGCGCCGCCCGGAGACGGCGGTGTCGCTGCGGGCGTCGTGGCTGCGGCGGACGTTGATCCGCGCCGAGCAGGCGGGCGCCGGGGTGGTGCACGTCGGCGTCGCACCGACGGCGCGGCCGCCGGCCGCGGCACCGGGCTGGGCGTACGCCGGCGTGGTCGACGCCGGTGACGCCACCCCGCGGCCGCGGTGGCCCAGCTGGGCCGAGCCCGTCCGGGCCGGCTCCGCGCTCCCGGTGCGGGCACGCACCGCGGGCCCCCTCCCGGCCGGCGGGATCGAGCTCGCCGAGGTGCGGGAGCTCGCCGCCGCCCTGCCCCGGGTGCGGTTCGTGCTCGGGGCGACGATCGCGCCGACCGCGGCACTGGTCCGGCTGGCCCGGCTGCCGAACGTGCACGTCCTGCTCACCGAGGTGCTGGTCGGGCTGCGCCGCGACCCGGTCCCCGCCGCGGAGGCGCTGGGGGAGCTGCTGGCCGCCTACGGCCCGGACCGGCTGATGTTCGGCAGCGGCTACCCCCTGGTGCGGCCGGACCGGCTGATCCGGGACCTCATGACGTTCCGCTACCCGGAGCCGCTGCGGGGCCGCTACCCCGAGCTCGACGACGACGTCCGCGAGGCCGTCCTCGGTGGCACCGCGGCCCGGCTCTACGGCCTGGACCTGCCGCACGCGCCGCGCACCGTGCGGCGCCGGGCGCCGCGCCAGGGCTCCCGCTGA
- the groL gene encoding chaperonin GroEL (60 kDa chaperone family; promotes refolding of misfolded polypeptides especially under stressful conditions; forms two stacked rings of heptamers to form a barrel-shaped 14mer; ends can be capped by GroES; misfolded proteins enter the barrel where they are refolded when GroES binds) — protein MAKELRFGAEGRHLLQAGVDQLAEAVKSTLGPKGRNVILEKITGSPEVTNDGVTIAREIHLRDPFENMGAQLLKEAAVKTNDTVGDGTTTATVIAQAMVREGMGAIERGGNPVLVKRGIDLAVGALVERLQAVSHPVSSEEEYARVAAISANDDWSIGNVVARALHTVGDDGVVTVDDAPIPGVTVSFVEDFEFDNGYVSPYMVTNPGTLEAIVDDPYILFSAEKIKDVQQIMPVLDRIMRNERRPLVVVAETVEGTALQMLVHNHVNGHFQAVAIKAPGFGEKRIHLLEDMASLCGGKVHSKSSSFSLEQIDIEHLGRASQVRVTSESTTFIGGKGDRGALENRLAQLRAELARATIGTDEDFFSDRIARLSGKAAIISVGAPTNAETREIRHRVDDSLQATRAAVAEGIVAGGGAALLHAEPALDALDVTGDYRLGVEIVRHALSEPVHLIASNAGYDGDDVVKQVTAMASDDGFDALEGRFGNMVELGIIDPLRVVRSALQNGASVAGLILTTNSLVAEEQTPWNKALMTEFGQLDEGIPQPDPDSSTPQSMGLGPSVG, from the coding sequence ATGGCCAAGGAACTCCGCTTCGGTGCCGAGGGCCGGCACCTGCTGCAGGCCGGCGTCGACCAGCTCGCCGAAGCCGTCAAGAGCACGCTCGGTCCCAAGGGACGCAACGTCATCCTGGAGAAGATCACGGGCTCGCCCGAGGTCACGAACGACGGCGTGACCATCGCCCGCGAGATCCACCTGCGCGACCCGTTCGAGAACATGGGCGCCCAGCTGCTCAAGGAAGCGGCGGTGAAGACCAACGACACCGTCGGCGACGGCACGACGACCGCGACCGTCATCGCGCAGGCCATGGTCCGCGAGGGCATGGGCGCGATCGAGCGCGGCGGCAACCCCGTCCTGGTCAAGCGGGGCATCGACCTCGCCGTCGGGGCACTGGTGGAGCGGCTGCAGGCCGTCTCGCACCCGGTGAGCTCCGAGGAGGAGTACGCCCGCGTCGCCGCCATCTCCGCCAACGACGACTGGTCGATCGGCAACGTCGTCGCGCGGGCGCTCCACACCGTCGGCGACGACGGCGTGGTGACCGTCGACGACGCCCCGATCCCGGGCGTCACGGTCTCGTTCGTCGAGGACTTCGAGTTCGACAACGGGTACGTGTCGCCCTACATGGTGACCAACCCCGGCACCCTCGAGGCGATCGTCGACGACCCCTACATCCTCTTCTCCGCGGAGAAGATCAAGGACGTCCAGCAGATCATGCCGGTGCTGGACCGGATCATGCGCAACGAGCGCCGGCCGCTGGTCGTCGTCGCCGAGACCGTCGAGGGCACCGCACTCCAGATGCTGGTGCACAACCACGTCAACGGGCACTTCCAGGCCGTCGCGATCAAGGCGCCCGGGTTCGGGGAGAAGCGCATCCACCTGCTCGAGGACATGGCCTCGCTGTGCGGGGGCAAGGTGCACTCCAAGAGCTCGTCGTTCTCGCTGGAGCAGATCGACATCGAGCACCTCGGCCGCGCCTCGCAGGTTCGGGTGACCAGTGAGAGCACCACCTTCATCGGCGGGAAGGGCGACCGGGGCGCGCTGGAGAACCGGCTGGCCCAGCTCCGTGCCGAGCTCGCCAGGGCCACCATCGGCACCGACGAGGACTTCTTCTCCGACCGGATCGCCCGGCTCTCCGGCAAGGCCGCCATCATCTCGGTGGGCGCTCCGACGAACGCCGAGACCCGCGAGATCCGGCACCGTGTCGACGACTCGCTGCAGGCCACCCGGGCCGCGGTCGCCGAGGGCATCGTCGCGGGCGGCGGTGCGGCACTGCTGCACGCCGAGCCGGCGCTCGACGCCCTCGACGTCACCGGGGACTACCGGCTCGGCGTCGAGATCGTCCGGCACGCGCTGTCCGAGCCGGTGCACCTCATCGCGTCCAACGCCGGCTACGACGGCGACGACGTCGTCAAGCAGGTCACCGCGATGGCCTCCGACGACGGGTTCGACGCGCTGGAGGGCCGCTTCGGGAACATGGTCGAGCTGGGGATCATCGACCCGCTCCGGGTGGTCCGCTCCGCCCTGCAGAACGGGGCGTCGGTGGCCGGCCTGATCCTCACCACCAACTCGCTGGTGGCCGAGGAGCAGACGCCGTGGAACAAGGCGCTCATGACGGAGTTCGGCCAGCTGGACGAGGGCATCCCGCAGCCCGACCCGGACTCGAGCACACCGCAGTCGATGGGCCTCGGACCGTCGGTGGGCTGA
- the mimD gene encoding propane 2-monooxygenase effector subunit MimD: MCGFTLMNNQIGSVIATVLDRQDNVTVQHLPSMIRVDGKGKFEVDYAEMDEEAGHEDGWFDAAEFEENMSTHYGRMVHLDDKTIMFANPEDAAEYIDFDLKPVY, translated from the coding sequence ATGTGCGGCTTCACGCTGATGAACAACCAGATCGGCTCGGTGATCGCGACCGTCCTGGACCGTCAGGACAACGTGACCGTGCAGCACCTGCCCTCGATGATCCGCGTCGACGGCAAGGGCAAGTTCGAGGTCGACTACGCCGAGATGGACGAGGAGGCCGGCCACGAGGACGGCTGGTTCGACGCGGCCGAGTTCGAGGAGAACATGTCGACCCACTACGGGCGCATGGTCCACCTCGACGACAAGACGATCATGTTCGCCAATCCCGAGGACGCCGCCGAGTACATCGACTTCGACCTGAAGCCCGTGTACTGA